One window from the genome of Sardina pilchardus chromosome 12, fSarPil1.1, whole genome shotgun sequence encodes:
- the LOC134098523 gene encoding rho-related GTP-binding protein RhoB-like, translated as MADIRKKLVVVGDGACGKTCLLIVFSKDEFPEVYVPTVFENYVADIEVDSKQVQLALWDTAGQEDYDRLRPLSYPDTDVILMCFSVDSPDSLENIPEKWVPEVKHFCPNVPIILVANKKDLRNDENVKNELSRMKQEPVKTEDGRAMAARIGAYDYLECSAKTKDGVREVFETATRAALQKRPSPNGSCTKCCLLL; from the coding sequence ATGGCAGATATTCGCAAGAAATTGGTCGTGGTAGGAGACGGTGCTTGTGGGAAAACTTGCCTCCTAATCGTCTTCAGCAAGGACGAGTTTCCAGAGGTCTACGTCCCAACTGTATTTGAGAATTATGTCGCGGACATCGAGGTGGACTCAAAACAAGTGCAGCTAGCATTGTGGGATACTGCTGGACAAGAGGACTACGACAGGCTCCGACCGTTGTCCTATCCGGACACAGATGTCATATTGATGTGTTTTTCGGTGGATAGTCCAGACTCCCTTGAAAACATTCCTGAAAAGTGGGTGCCAGAGGTCAAACACTTCTGCCCGAACGTCCCCATAATTTTGGTGGCTAATAAAAAGGACTTACGGAACGACGAGAACGTGAAGAACGAGCTATCGAGGATGAAACAAGAGCCCGTGAAAACGGAGGACGGACGGGCCATGGCCGCACGCATAGGGGCTTACGACTATTTGGAATGTTCAGCCAAAACCAAAGACGGGGTACGCGAGGTGTTCGAGACCGCTACACGCGCCGCCCTACAGAAACGACCAAGTCCAAATGGTAGTTGCACAAAGTGTTGTCTGCTATTGTGA